A genome region from Triplophysa rosa linkage group LG24, Trosa_1v2, whole genome shotgun sequence includes the following:
- the nrcama gene encoding neuronal cell adhesion molecule a isoform X8, with protein MDRNRKCAICGGVMMLLLLGHMTTALEVPLDPKVLEGLPQPPTITHQSPKDYIIDPRENIIIHCEAKGKPHPSFSWTRNGTHFDVEKDSKVIMKPNSGTLVIDISGEKAEAYEGVYQCNARNVHGSALSNNIVIRQSRSPLWSKEKNEPITVQRGMSLILQCRPPAGLPPPIIFWMDNNFQRLPQNSRVSQALNGDLYFSNVLMNDTRNDYICYARFPHTQTIQQKQPITVNVLDIEAMNDTMLAAFLNGSDLLGDSPSGERAPTFMQPPGTHSTTMVLKGDTMELECIADGLPTPDISWSKVNGELPSGRFSFHGFQKTLKITEMTEADDGDYRCLAKNRLGSNHHIITVVVKAAPFWISTPQNLILAPKETGMLTCRADGNPKPKVTWSVNGVPIENSPADHNRKIEDDVIILSDVQVGSSAVYQCNASNEYGYLLANAFVSVLAEPPRVLTPPNHVYAIISNSRALLDCASFGSPLPKITWFKDGQSILDGDSYIIHKNGTLEISVAQLLNGGKYTCMASNNLGNKENHVHLEVKEPTRILKQPGYKVVQRNGVAVFECKAKHDPTLIPSMIWLKDNGELPDDTRYVVGTHSLTIREVTEDDEGTYTCIINTTLDRDSASAVLTVVEATTAPPVVLEQPDPPTDLELTDQQERSVRLTWTPGDEHNSPVKSFLIQYEDSLHAPGVWVNMTEIPGTSNTAHLNLSPYVYYSFRVLALNDVGLSEPSVPSGQYRTNPAQPDMNPSDVEVVGTSPDSMTVTWKELTGLDLNGPGLQYKVSWRQKDVEQRWTSLTLANTSQYVVTGTPTFEPYEVTVQAVNDYGPGPRPVMVLGYSGEDLPTVAPENMQVLVQSGSVAEIRWDAIPLSTVRGRLKGYKVSYWRMRSLLKQDPNPEKPQSIIFRENETVGHLSDLHPYSQYILNIRVFNGKGDGPTSSDQQFTTPEGVPGPPTELKIKNLDLDSLIVEWASPLEDNGHLTGYQLKYQPINATNELEPLKELTLPPNETSVTLDNLKYSTRYKFYLNAMTVIGLGPTVIEEAVTVMDEAMSSKQVDIATQGWFIGLMCAIALLILVLLIVCFIKRNKGGKYPVKEKEDAHQDPEIQPMKEDDGTFGEYSDTEDHKPLKGSRTPSNGTVKKDDSDDSLVDYGEGGDGQFNEDGSFIGQYSGKKEKDTAEGNESSEAPSPVNAMNSFV; from the exons ATGGACAGAAACAGGAAGTGCGCGATCTGTGGAGGAGTTATGATGCTGCTGCTGCTCGGTCACATGACCACTGCATTAGAAGTGCCTCTAGACC CTAAAGTTCTGGAGGGAT TACCACAGCCTCCCACAATAACTCATCAGTCCCCCAAGGATTACATCATCGACCCTCGGGAGAACATCATTATCCACTGTGAGGCGAAAGGAAAGCCTCATCCCAG CTTTTCATGGACACGTAACGGCACTCACTTCGATGTGGAGAAAGATTCCAAAGTGATCATGAAGCCCAACTCAGGCACTTTAGTGATCGACATCAGCGGAGAAAAGGCAGAAGCGTATGAGGGTGTTTACCAATGTAACGCCCGCAACGTGCACGGCTCTGCCCTGTCCAATAACATTGTCATCCGGCAATCAA GGTCCCCCTTGTGGTCGAAAGAGAAAAACGAGCCAATCACAGTGCAGAGGGGCATGTCTCTAATACTGCAATGCAGACCACCGGCTGGTCTGCCTCCTCCAATCATCTTCTGGATGGATAACA ATTTCCAAAGGCTTCCTCAAAACAGCCGCGTGTCCCAGGCTTTAAACGGAGACTTGTACTTTTCCAACGTGCTTATGAATGACACCAGAAACGACTACATCTGCTACGCACGCTTCCCACACACCCAGACCATCCAACagaaacagccaatcacagtcAACGTGCTGGACA TTGAAGCTATGAATGACACTATGTTGGCAGCTTTTTTGAATGGCTCAGATTTGTTGGGTG ACAGTCCATCTGGGGAGAGAGCACCTACTTTTATGCAACCACCAGGAACAcacagtaccaccatggtcCTGAAAGGAGACACAATGGAGCTGGAATGCATCGCGGATGGCCT TCCGACACCAGACATCTCCTGGAGTAAAGTGAACGGAGAGCTGCCGAGCGGGCGATTTTCATTTCACGGTTTCCAGAAAACCCTAAAGATAACAGAGATGACAGAAGCAGACGATGGAGATTACCGCTGTTTAGCCAAAAACCGCCTGGGGAGCAACCATCACATCATCACTGTTGTGGTCAAAG CGGCACCATTTTGGATCAGCACCCCCCAGAACCTCATCCTAGCCCCTAAAGAAACAGGAATGCTTACCTGCCGGGCCGATGGCAATCCCAAACCCAAGGTCACCTGGTCTGTCAACGGCGTGCCTATTGAGA ACTCACCTGCGGACCACAATCGGAAAATCGAAGATGATGTCATCATCCTTAGTGATGTGCAGGTCGGCTCCAGCGCAGTTTACCAGTGTAATGCCTCCAATGAGTACGGATACCTTCTGGCCAATGCATTCGTCAGTGTCCTGG CCGAACCCCCGAGAGTCCTGACTCCTCCAAACCACGTGTACGCAATCATCTCAAACAGTAGGGCGCTGCTGGACTGTGCTTCGTTCGGCTCGCCTCTTCCAAAGATCACTTG GTTTAAAGACGGTCAAAGCATACTGGATGGCGACTCGTACATTATTCATAAAAACGGCACGTTGGAGATCAGCGTGGCCCAGCTGCTAAACGGAGGAAAGTACACCTGCATGGCCTCCAACAACCTTGGCAACAAAGAGAATCATGTGCATTTGGAAGTGAAAG AACCAACACGCATCCTAAAGCAGCCAGGATATAAAGTGGTCCAAAGGAACGGCGTTGCTGTGTTCGAGTGTAAGGCAAAACACGACCCCACGCTCATCCCTTCCATGATATGGCTCAAAGACAACGGAGAGCTCCCGGACGACACACG ATATGTGGTGGGCACTCATAGTCTGACTATTCGTGAGGTGACAGAAGACGACGAAGGCACATACACCTGTATTATAAACACCACGCTGGACCGCGATTCTGCCAGCGCCGTGCTCACTGTAGTTG AGGCCACAACAGCGCCACCTGTAGTACTGG AGCAACCAGATCCCCCCACTGACCTAGAGTTGACGGACCAACAAGAGCGCAGTGTACGGCTGACCTGGACCCCTGGAGATGAACACAACAGCCCCGTTAAAT CGTTCCTGATTCAGTATGAGGATTCGCTCCATGCACCAGGAGTGTGGGTCAATATGACTGAGATCCCCGGAACAAGCAACACTGCTCATCTTAACCTGTCACCGTATGTGTATTACTCATTCAGAGTGTTGGCACTCAATGACGTGGGTCTAAGTGAACCCAGTGTCCCATCTGGACAGTACCGGACCAACCCTGCCC AGCCTGACATGAATCCATCAGATGTTGAAGTTGTTGGGACATCACCTGACAGTATGACCGTAACTTGGAAG GAACTGACAGGATTAGATTTGAACGGTCCGGGTCTGCAGTACAAGGTGAGCTGGAGGCAGAAGGACGTGGAGCAGCGCTGGACGTCACTCACTCTAGCCAATACCTCACAATATGTAGTGACAGGAACGCCCACTTTCGAACCCTATGAGGTCACAGTACAGGCAGTCAATGACTATGGACCGGGCCCCAGACCAGTGATGGTGCTGGGATACTCGGGAGAGGACT TGCCTACTGTTGCCCCTGAGAACATGCAAGTTTTGGTTCAGAGCGGCTCAGTGGCTGAAATCCGTTGGGACGCTATTCCTCTTTCAACAGTCCGAGGCCGACTAAAGGGATACAAG GTAAGCTACTGGAGAATGAGAAGTCTCCTCAAGCAAGACCCCAATCCTGAGAAGCCACAGTCGATCATCTTCCGTGAAAATGAGACAGTGGGTCATCTATCTGACCTCCATCCCTACAGCCAGTACATCCTCAACATCAGAGTCTTCAATGGTAAAGGAGACGGACCCACCAGCTCCGATCAGCAGTTCACAACTCCAGAGGGAG TTCCCGGGCCTCCTActgaactaaaaataaaaaatctggaCCTGGACTCGTTGATTGTGGAGTGGGCATCACCTCTGGAGGACAACGGCCATCTTACTGGATACCAGCTTAAATATCAACCTA TCAACGCAACAAATGAACTCGAGCCACTAAAAGAGCTGACTCTCCCACCAAATGAGACCAGTGTCACCCTCGACAACCTTAAATACAGTACACGCTACAAGTTTTATCTGAACGCCATGACCGTCATTGGCCTGGGACCCACCGTTATTGAAGAGGCTGTCACGGTCATGGATGAAG cTATGAGCAGCAAACAGGTTGATATAGCGACACAGGGCTGGTTCATCGGACTCATGTGTGCCATTGCGTTACTGATCCTGGTGTTACTCATCGTTTGCTTCATTAAGAGAAACAAAGGTGGCAAATACCCAG TAAAAGAGAAAGAAGATGCCCACCAAGACCCAGAGATCCAACCCATGAAAGAGGACGATGGGACATTTGGTGAATACAG
- the nrcama gene encoding neuronal cell adhesion molecule a isoform X1, whose amino-acid sequence MDRNRKCAICGGVMMLLLLGHMTTALEVPLDPKVLEGLPQPPTITHQSPKDYIIDPRENIIIHCEAKGKPHPSFSWTRNGTHFDVEKDSKVIMKPNSGTLVIDISGEKAEAYEGVYQCNARNVHGSALSNNIVIRQSRSPLWSKEKNEPITVQRGMSLILQCRPPAGLPPPIIFWMDNNFQRLPQNSRVSQALNGDLYFSNVLMNDTRNDYICYARFPHTQTIQQKQPITVNVLDIEAMNDTMLAAFLNGSDLLGDSPSGERAPTFMQPPGTHSTTMVLKGDTMELECIADGLPTPDISWSKVNGELPSGRFSFHGFQKTLKITEMTEADDGDYRCLAKNRLGSNHHIITVVVKAAPFWISTPQNLILAPKETGMLTCRADGNPKPKVTWSVNGVPIENSPADHNRKIEDDVIILSDVQVGSSAVYQCNASNEYGYLLANAFVSVLAEPPRVLTPPNHVYAIISNSRALLDCASFGSPLPKITWFKDGQSILDGDSYIIHKNGTLEISVAQLLNGGKYTCMASNNLGNKENHVHLEVKEPTRILKQPGYKVVQRNGVAVFECKAKHDPTLIPSMIWLKDNGELPDDTRYVVGTHSLTIREVTEDDEGTYTCIINTTLDRDSASAVLTVVEATTAPPVVLEQPDPPTDLELTDQQERSVRLTWTPGDEHNSPVKSFLIQYEDSLHAPGVWVNMTEIPGTSNTAHLNLSPYVYYSFRVLALNDVGLSEPSVPSGQYRTNPAQPDMNPSDVEVVGTSPDSMTVTWKELTGLDLNGPGLQYKVSWRQKDVEQRWTSLTLANTSQYVVTGTPTFEPYEVTVQAVNDYGPGPRPVMVLGYSGEDLPTVAPENMQVLVQSGSVAEIRWDAIPLSTVRGRLKGYKVSYWRMRSLLKQDPNPEKPQSIIFRENETVGHLSDLHPYSQYILNIRVFNGKGDGPTSSDQQFTTPEGVPGPPTELKIKNLDLDSLIVEWASPLEDNGHLTGYQLKYQPINATNELEPLKELTLPPNETSVTLDNLKYSTRYKFYLNAMTVIGLGPTVIEEAVTVMDEALIRHPAVEAGKGSTPPPPPPTPPVTQSLQPPYHKAPPSGRMFGFVNSSVEEDHAVINWEYLGPDRNVFVEYVVDNSKEPWKTEFVNGTRTYQIKGLKPGISYRVRVVAKDHSDATLHSTEEMLITVPAMSSKQVDIATQGWFIGLMCAIALLILVLLIVCFIKRNKGGKYPVKEKEDAHQDPEIQPMKEDDGTFGEYSDTEDHKPLKGSRTPSNGTVKKDDSDDSLVDYGEGGDGQFNEDGSFIGQYSGKKEKDTAEGNESSEAPSPVNAMNSFV is encoded by the exons ATGGACAGAAACAGGAAGTGCGCGATCTGTGGAGGAGTTATGATGCTGCTGCTGCTCGGTCACATGACCACTGCATTAGAAGTGCCTCTAGACC CTAAAGTTCTGGAGGGAT TACCACAGCCTCCCACAATAACTCATCAGTCCCCCAAGGATTACATCATCGACCCTCGGGAGAACATCATTATCCACTGTGAGGCGAAAGGAAAGCCTCATCCCAG CTTTTCATGGACACGTAACGGCACTCACTTCGATGTGGAGAAAGATTCCAAAGTGATCATGAAGCCCAACTCAGGCACTTTAGTGATCGACATCAGCGGAGAAAAGGCAGAAGCGTATGAGGGTGTTTACCAATGTAACGCCCGCAACGTGCACGGCTCTGCCCTGTCCAATAACATTGTCATCCGGCAATCAA GGTCCCCCTTGTGGTCGAAAGAGAAAAACGAGCCAATCACAGTGCAGAGGGGCATGTCTCTAATACTGCAATGCAGACCACCGGCTGGTCTGCCTCCTCCAATCATCTTCTGGATGGATAACA ATTTCCAAAGGCTTCCTCAAAACAGCCGCGTGTCCCAGGCTTTAAACGGAGACTTGTACTTTTCCAACGTGCTTATGAATGACACCAGAAACGACTACATCTGCTACGCACGCTTCCCACACACCCAGACCATCCAACagaaacagccaatcacagtcAACGTGCTGGACA TTGAAGCTATGAATGACACTATGTTGGCAGCTTTTTTGAATGGCTCAGATTTGTTGGGTG ACAGTCCATCTGGGGAGAGAGCACCTACTTTTATGCAACCACCAGGAACAcacagtaccaccatggtcCTGAAAGGAGACACAATGGAGCTGGAATGCATCGCGGATGGCCT TCCGACACCAGACATCTCCTGGAGTAAAGTGAACGGAGAGCTGCCGAGCGGGCGATTTTCATTTCACGGTTTCCAGAAAACCCTAAAGATAACAGAGATGACAGAAGCAGACGATGGAGATTACCGCTGTTTAGCCAAAAACCGCCTGGGGAGCAACCATCACATCATCACTGTTGTGGTCAAAG CGGCACCATTTTGGATCAGCACCCCCCAGAACCTCATCCTAGCCCCTAAAGAAACAGGAATGCTTACCTGCCGGGCCGATGGCAATCCCAAACCCAAGGTCACCTGGTCTGTCAACGGCGTGCCTATTGAGA ACTCACCTGCGGACCACAATCGGAAAATCGAAGATGATGTCATCATCCTTAGTGATGTGCAGGTCGGCTCCAGCGCAGTTTACCAGTGTAATGCCTCCAATGAGTACGGATACCTTCTGGCCAATGCATTCGTCAGTGTCCTGG CCGAACCCCCGAGAGTCCTGACTCCTCCAAACCACGTGTACGCAATCATCTCAAACAGTAGGGCGCTGCTGGACTGTGCTTCGTTCGGCTCGCCTCTTCCAAAGATCACTTG GTTTAAAGACGGTCAAAGCATACTGGATGGCGACTCGTACATTATTCATAAAAACGGCACGTTGGAGATCAGCGTGGCCCAGCTGCTAAACGGAGGAAAGTACACCTGCATGGCCTCCAACAACCTTGGCAACAAAGAGAATCATGTGCATTTGGAAGTGAAAG AACCAACACGCATCCTAAAGCAGCCAGGATATAAAGTGGTCCAAAGGAACGGCGTTGCTGTGTTCGAGTGTAAGGCAAAACACGACCCCACGCTCATCCCTTCCATGATATGGCTCAAAGACAACGGAGAGCTCCCGGACGACACACG ATATGTGGTGGGCACTCATAGTCTGACTATTCGTGAGGTGACAGAAGACGACGAAGGCACATACACCTGTATTATAAACACCACGCTGGACCGCGATTCTGCCAGCGCCGTGCTCACTGTAGTTG AGGCCACAACAGCGCCACCTGTAGTACTGG AGCAACCAGATCCCCCCACTGACCTAGAGTTGACGGACCAACAAGAGCGCAGTGTACGGCTGACCTGGACCCCTGGAGATGAACACAACAGCCCCGTTAAAT CGTTCCTGATTCAGTATGAGGATTCGCTCCATGCACCAGGAGTGTGGGTCAATATGACTGAGATCCCCGGAACAAGCAACACTGCTCATCTTAACCTGTCACCGTATGTGTATTACTCATTCAGAGTGTTGGCACTCAATGACGTGGGTCTAAGTGAACCCAGTGTCCCATCTGGACAGTACCGGACCAACCCTGCCC AGCCTGACATGAATCCATCAGATGTTGAAGTTGTTGGGACATCACCTGACAGTATGACCGTAACTTGGAAG GAACTGACAGGATTAGATTTGAACGGTCCGGGTCTGCAGTACAAGGTGAGCTGGAGGCAGAAGGACGTGGAGCAGCGCTGGACGTCACTCACTCTAGCCAATACCTCACAATATGTAGTGACAGGAACGCCCACTTTCGAACCCTATGAGGTCACAGTACAGGCAGTCAATGACTATGGACCGGGCCCCAGACCAGTGATGGTGCTGGGATACTCGGGAGAGGACT TGCCTACTGTTGCCCCTGAGAACATGCAAGTTTTGGTTCAGAGCGGCTCAGTGGCTGAAATCCGTTGGGACGCTATTCCTCTTTCAACAGTCCGAGGCCGACTAAAGGGATACAAG GTAAGCTACTGGAGAATGAGAAGTCTCCTCAAGCAAGACCCCAATCCTGAGAAGCCACAGTCGATCATCTTCCGTGAAAATGAGACAGTGGGTCATCTATCTGACCTCCATCCCTACAGCCAGTACATCCTCAACATCAGAGTCTTCAATGGTAAAGGAGACGGACCCACCAGCTCCGATCAGCAGTTCACAACTCCAGAGGGAG TTCCCGGGCCTCCTActgaactaaaaataaaaaatctggaCCTGGACTCGTTGATTGTGGAGTGGGCATCACCTCTGGAGGACAACGGCCATCTTACTGGATACCAGCTTAAATATCAACCTA TCAACGCAACAAATGAACTCGAGCCACTAAAAGAGCTGACTCTCCCACCAAATGAGACCAGTGTCACCCTCGACAACCTTAAATACAGTACACGCTACAAGTTTTATCTGAACGCCATGACCGTCATTGGCCTGGGACCCACCGTTATTGAAGAGGCTGTCACGGTCATGGATGAAG caTTAATTCGACATCCCGCAGTAGAGGCGGGTAAAG GCTCAACCCCCCCTCCACCACCACCAACACCCCCTGTCACTCAATCTTTGCAGCCCCCGTATCACAAGG CGCCCCCTTCAGGTCGGATGTTTGGGTTCGTGAACTCCTCCGTGGAGGAGGACCATGCCGTGATAAACTGGGAATACTTGGGTCCGGATAGGAATGTTTTTGTGGAATATGTTGTTGATAACA GTAAAGAACCTTGGAAAACAGAGTTTGTTAATGGCACTCGGACATATCAGATTAAAGGTCTAAAGCCCGGGATTTCCTATAGGGTTCGTGTGGTAGCCAAAGACCACTCGGACGCAACGCTCCACAGTACAGAAGAGATGTTGATTACAGTTCCAG cTATGAGCAGCAAACAGGTTGATATAGCGACACAGGGCTGGTTCATCGGACTCATGTGTGCCATTGCGTTACTGATCCTGGTGTTACTCATCGTTTGCTTCATTAAGAGAAACAAAGGTGGCAAATACCCAG TAAAAGAGAAAGAAGATGCCCACCAAGACCCAGAGATCCAACCCATGAAAGAGGACGATGGGACATTTGGTGAATACAG
- the nrcama gene encoding neuronal cell adhesion molecule a isoform X5 translates to MDRNRKCAICGGVMMLLLLGHMTTALEVPLDPKVLEGLPQPPTITHQSPKDYIIDPRENIIIHCEAKGKPHPSFSWTRNGTHFDVEKDSKVIMKPNSGTLVIDISGEKAEAYEGVYQCNARNVHGSALSNNIVIRQSRSPLWSKEKNEPITVQRGMSLILQCRPPAGLPPPIIFWMDNNFQRLPQNSRVSQALNGDLYFSNVLMNDTRNDYICYARFPHTQTIQQKQPITVNVLDIEAMNDTMLAAFLNGSDLLGDSPSGERAPTFMQPPGTHSTTMVLKGDTMELECIADGLPTPDISWSKVNGELPSGRFSFHGFQKTLKITEMTEADDGDYRCLAKNRLGSNHHIITVVVKAAPFWISTPQNLILAPKETGMLTCRADGNPKPKVTWSVNGVPIENSPADHNRKIEDDVIILSDVQVGSSAVYQCNASNEYGYLLANAFVSVLAEPPRVLTPPNHVYAIISNSRALLDCASFGSPLPKITWFKDGQSILDGDSYIIHKNGTLEISVAQLLNGGKYTCMASNNLGNKENHVHLEVKEPTRILKQPGYKVVQRNGVAVFECKAKHDPTLIPSMIWLKDNGELPDDTRYVVGTHSLTIREVTEDDEGTYTCIINTTLDRDSASAVLTVVEATTAPPVVLEQPDPPTDLELTDQQERSVRLTWTPGDEHNSPVKSFLIQYEDSLHAPGVWVNMTEIPGTSNTAHLNLSPYVYYSFRVLALNDVGLSEPSVPSGQYRTNPAQPDMNPSDVEVVGTSPDSMTVTWKELTGLDLNGPGLQYKVSWRQKDVEQRWTSLTLANTSQYVVTGTPTFEPYEVTVQAVNDYGPGPRPVMVLGYSGEDLPTVAPENMQVLVQSGSVAEIRWDAIPLSTVRGRLKGYKVSYWRMRSLLKQDPNPEKPQSIIFRENETVGHLSDLHPYSQYILNIRVFNGKGDGPTSSDQQFTTPEGVPGPPTELKIKNLDLDSLIVEWASPLEDNGHLTGYQLKYQPINATNELEPLKELTLPPNETSVTLDNLKYSTRYKFYLNAMTVIGLGPTVIEEAVTVMDEALIRHPAVEAGKAPPSGRMFGFVNSSVEEDHAVINWEYLGPDRNVFVEYVVDNSKEPWKTEFVNGTRTYQIKGLKPGISYRVRVVAKDHSDATLHSTEEMLITVPAMSSKQVDIATQGWFIGLMCAIALLILVLLIVCFIKRNKGGKYPVKEKEDAHQDPEIQPMKEDDGTFGEYSDTEDHKPLKGSRTPSNGTVKKDDSDDSLVDYGEGGDGQFNEDGSFIGQYSGKKEKDTAEGNESSEAPSPVNAMNSFV, encoded by the exons ATGGACAGAAACAGGAAGTGCGCGATCTGTGGAGGAGTTATGATGCTGCTGCTGCTCGGTCACATGACCACTGCATTAGAAGTGCCTCTAGACC CTAAAGTTCTGGAGGGAT TACCACAGCCTCCCACAATAACTCATCAGTCCCCCAAGGATTACATCATCGACCCTCGGGAGAACATCATTATCCACTGTGAGGCGAAAGGAAAGCCTCATCCCAG CTTTTCATGGACACGTAACGGCACTCACTTCGATGTGGAGAAAGATTCCAAAGTGATCATGAAGCCCAACTCAGGCACTTTAGTGATCGACATCAGCGGAGAAAAGGCAGAAGCGTATGAGGGTGTTTACCAATGTAACGCCCGCAACGTGCACGGCTCTGCCCTGTCCAATAACATTGTCATCCGGCAATCAA GGTCCCCCTTGTGGTCGAAAGAGAAAAACGAGCCAATCACAGTGCAGAGGGGCATGTCTCTAATACTGCAATGCAGACCACCGGCTGGTCTGCCTCCTCCAATCATCTTCTGGATGGATAACA ATTTCCAAAGGCTTCCTCAAAACAGCCGCGTGTCCCAGGCTTTAAACGGAGACTTGTACTTTTCCAACGTGCTTATGAATGACACCAGAAACGACTACATCTGCTACGCACGCTTCCCACACACCCAGACCATCCAACagaaacagccaatcacagtcAACGTGCTGGACA TTGAAGCTATGAATGACACTATGTTGGCAGCTTTTTTGAATGGCTCAGATTTGTTGGGTG ACAGTCCATCTGGGGAGAGAGCACCTACTTTTATGCAACCACCAGGAACAcacagtaccaccatggtcCTGAAAGGAGACACAATGGAGCTGGAATGCATCGCGGATGGCCT TCCGACACCAGACATCTCCTGGAGTAAAGTGAACGGAGAGCTGCCGAGCGGGCGATTTTCATTTCACGGTTTCCAGAAAACCCTAAAGATAACAGAGATGACAGAAGCAGACGATGGAGATTACCGCTGTTTAGCCAAAAACCGCCTGGGGAGCAACCATCACATCATCACTGTTGTGGTCAAAG CGGCACCATTTTGGATCAGCACCCCCCAGAACCTCATCCTAGCCCCTAAAGAAACAGGAATGCTTACCTGCCGGGCCGATGGCAATCCCAAACCCAAGGTCACCTGGTCTGTCAACGGCGTGCCTATTGAGA ACTCACCTGCGGACCACAATCGGAAAATCGAAGATGATGTCATCATCCTTAGTGATGTGCAGGTCGGCTCCAGCGCAGTTTACCAGTGTAATGCCTCCAATGAGTACGGATACCTTCTGGCCAATGCATTCGTCAGTGTCCTGG CCGAACCCCCGAGAGTCCTGACTCCTCCAAACCACGTGTACGCAATCATCTCAAACAGTAGGGCGCTGCTGGACTGTGCTTCGTTCGGCTCGCCTCTTCCAAAGATCACTTG GTTTAAAGACGGTCAAAGCATACTGGATGGCGACTCGTACATTATTCATAAAAACGGCACGTTGGAGATCAGCGTGGCCCAGCTGCTAAACGGAGGAAAGTACACCTGCATGGCCTCCAACAACCTTGGCAACAAAGAGAATCATGTGCATTTGGAAGTGAAAG AACCAACACGCATCCTAAAGCAGCCAGGATATAAAGTGGTCCAAAGGAACGGCGTTGCTGTGTTCGAGTGTAAGGCAAAACACGACCCCACGCTCATCCCTTCCATGATATGGCTCAAAGACAACGGAGAGCTCCCGGACGACACACG ATATGTGGTGGGCACTCATAGTCTGACTATTCGTGAGGTGACAGAAGACGACGAAGGCACATACACCTGTATTATAAACACCACGCTGGACCGCGATTCTGCCAGCGCCGTGCTCACTGTAGTTG AGGCCACAACAGCGCCACCTGTAGTACTGG AGCAACCAGATCCCCCCACTGACCTAGAGTTGACGGACCAACAAGAGCGCAGTGTACGGCTGACCTGGACCCCTGGAGATGAACACAACAGCCCCGTTAAAT CGTTCCTGATTCAGTATGAGGATTCGCTCCATGCACCAGGAGTGTGGGTCAATATGACTGAGATCCCCGGAACAAGCAACACTGCTCATCTTAACCTGTCACCGTATGTGTATTACTCATTCAGAGTGTTGGCACTCAATGACGTGGGTCTAAGTGAACCCAGTGTCCCATCTGGACAGTACCGGACCAACCCTGCCC AGCCTGACATGAATCCATCAGATGTTGAAGTTGTTGGGACATCACCTGACAGTATGACCGTAACTTGGAAG GAACTGACAGGATTAGATTTGAACGGTCCGGGTCTGCAGTACAAGGTGAGCTGGAGGCAGAAGGACGTGGAGCAGCGCTGGACGTCACTCACTCTAGCCAATACCTCACAATATGTAGTGACAGGAACGCCCACTTTCGAACCCTATGAGGTCACAGTACAGGCAGTCAATGACTATGGACCGGGCCCCAGACCAGTGATGGTGCTGGGATACTCGGGAGAGGACT TGCCTACTGTTGCCCCTGAGAACATGCAAGTTTTGGTTCAGAGCGGCTCAGTGGCTGAAATCCGTTGGGACGCTATTCCTCTTTCAACAGTCCGAGGCCGACTAAAGGGATACAAG GTAAGCTACTGGAGAATGAGAAGTCTCCTCAAGCAAGACCCCAATCCTGAGAAGCCACAGTCGATCATCTTCCGTGAAAATGAGACAGTGGGTCATCTATCTGACCTCCATCCCTACAGCCAGTACATCCTCAACATCAGAGTCTTCAATGGTAAAGGAGACGGACCCACCAGCTCCGATCAGCAGTTCACAACTCCAGAGGGAG TTCCCGGGCCTCCTActgaactaaaaataaaaaatctggaCCTGGACTCGTTGATTGTGGAGTGGGCATCACCTCTGGAGGACAACGGCCATCTTACTGGATACCAGCTTAAATATCAACCTA TCAACGCAACAAATGAACTCGAGCCACTAAAAGAGCTGACTCTCCCACCAAATGAGACCAGTGTCACCCTCGACAACCTTAAATACAGTACACGCTACAAGTTTTATCTGAACGCCATGACCGTCATTGGCCTGGGACCCACCGTTATTGAAGAGGCTGTCACGGTCATGGATGAAG caTTAATTCGACATCCCGCAGTAGAGGCGGGTAAAG CGCCCCCTTCAGGTCGGATGTTTGGGTTCGTGAACTCCTCCGTGGAGGAGGACCATGCCGTGATAAACTGGGAATACTTGGGTCCGGATAGGAATGTTTTTGTGGAATATGTTGTTGATAACA GTAAAGAACCTTGGAAAACAGAGTTTGTTAATGGCACTCGGACATATCAGATTAAAGGTCTAAAGCCCGGGATTTCCTATAGGGTTCGTGTGGTAGCCAAAGACCACTCGGACGCAACGCTCCACAGTACAGAAGAGATGTTGATTACAGTTCCAG cTATGAGCAGCAAACAGGTTGATATAGCGACACAGGGCTGGTTCATCGGACTCATGTGTGCCATTGCGTTACTGATCCTGGTGTTACTCATCGTTTGCTTCATTAAGAGAAACAAAGGTGGCAAATACCCAG TAAAAGAGAAAGAAGATGCCCACCAAGACCCAGAGATCCAACCCATGAAAGAGGACGATGGGACATTTGGTGAATACAG